In Malus sylvestris chromosome 16, drMalSylv7.2, whole genome shotgun sequence, the following are encoded in one genomic region:
- the LOC126608005 gene encoding uncharacterized protein LOC126608005, translating to MLKPCIQLLGLARNPDSRSKRNKQLTAPFVDDRSEVKEVDAASISLDLRWCSKDVFLLRIVHAGGREELYQNVVPASQLMEKYPGMCVARPEVFKNPQEALLRPEESLLVGQKYYMIPSTTAHKIKKKHQKKLMAEEAAERKEEAPDAKITVDSGRSDTDDSVCSAKEYYGSKERWSKCKRRKNFRGKKPFVPPLPRTSSCRGINWEPSLTSVQELSP from the coding sequence ATGCTGAAGCCGTGCATCCAGTTGTTAGGCCTAGCTCGGAATCCTGATAGTCGATCTAAACGAAACAAGCAGTTGACAGCACCTTTCGTGGATGACAGATCCGAAGTTAAGGAAGTAGATGCTGCTTCCATATCATTAGACTTGAGATGGTGCTCGAAGGATGTATTTCTTCTGAGGATAGTTCATGCAGGCGGTCGAGAGGAGCTGTACCAGAATGTAGTTCCTGCATCTCAGTTGATGGAAAAGTATCCTGGTATGTGTGTCGCCCGCCCAGAAGTGTTCAAAAATCCGCAGGAGGCCCTTTTAAGGCCAGAGGAGAGTCTGTTGGTTGGTCAGAAGTATTATATGATACCATCTACGACAGCacacaaaattaagaaaaaacacCAAAAGAAATTGATGGCCGAAGAAGCTGCTGAACGCAAAGAGGAGGCTCCGGATGCGAAGATCACCGTGGATTCAGGACGTTCCGACACAGATGATTCTGTTTGCTCCGCTAAAGAATATTATGGCTCCAAAGAAAGATGGTCAAAATGCAAACGGAGAAAAAATTTCAGAGGAAAGAAGCCTTTCGTTCCCCCACTCCCGAGGACAAGCTCATGTAGAGGAATAAATTGGGAGCCAAGTCTCACTTCTGTGCAAGAG